From Xyrauchen texanus isolate HMW12.3.18 chromosome 9, RBS_HiC_50CHRs, whole genome shotgun sequence, the proteins below share one genomic window:
- the LOC127648773 gene encoding KN motif and ankyrin repeat domain-containing protein 4-like isoform X1 — MDTPKVNGISIKENGSKRRPPSYSVETPYGFHLDLDFLKYVDDIEKGNTIRRVPMQRRQRGLNNGILSRNLSLPGYGRKATEWNSISTLWPKTQHFEFRSSDSMSAGYARRAEPTYKSFTATDIDARIQAFDEQPLGSYIRPNLLRASSLPLTVFLRKQSESTEDPTSPSSPKEYLEQESGSSEDVFHASNRTGRANGTLQRLTAALERVGELETEISVIPELKAQICVLQEERERLLLQIHSQNDTTGPLDVPRHTNKLDIPLCALKTKENQDKAIDDWMNREYDQLEENVKASSEQVDAFVIHSTSERMLQDIGCSLQLRKTVSRERDLLDNVDRTKSLTDTLQRKVVMLEKKIHDLEVELDKTKALLKHQVDESHLKDEEIKQLSAYPDTGHTFAKTTSFGITSASTQNLKPVVESQEGLICVQEMPVEEGISHDILGKPPVSQADIEQHVKKLQELLQEQWKCLCKDESTGRITSEHLPPRVCTIQDQLVTLVTLLGLYVFPTGDVTQPAKMGECIPVVEEENPKTESLKTVILRDSENLVKDGISNSMKLHDHIEEDVDIKKNTTIEADKSWTAWTMDPNVPTGKSEDAKSNTKEDVIDEGTTKKEEMHEETSHASEPEDQTGREEEDFNQKPLEQSKGNREAVNKDFIEACCFLKDHMDKMSEPDNVMSQALTVVFQQWFHLSAEEDACADIVSLYINEVKSQTPTVLPFLVNMVDDNGNTALHYSASHSNFSIVKLLLDTGVCEVDRRNKSGYTAIMLASLTDVESPGDMKVVQQLMELGDVNAHVGQVGQTALHLAVRHGRVPIVRLLLAQGADPNAQDHAGTTPLISACDRGHINVVRILLEDTNCDVNLKDKVGRSALSLATQACHTEIADLLKARRETKSSEKCKVS; from the exons ATGGATACCCCAAAAG TGAATGGCATATCTATAAAAGAGAATGGAAGCAAAAGAAGACCCCCCTCTTATTCTGTAGAGACACCATATGGTTTCCATCTGGACTTGGACTTCCTGAAGTATGTGGATGACATTGAGAAAGGCAATACCATCAGGAGGGTGCCAATGCAACGAAGGCAAAGAGGGCTAAATAATGGCATCCTGTCGCGTAACTTAAGCCTTCCAGGTTACGGACGCAAAGCTACAGAGTGGAACTCGATTAGCACTTTATGGCCCAAAACCCAACACTTTGAATTTCGCTCTAGTGACAGTATGTCTGCTGGCTACGCTAGGAGGGCAGAACCCACCTACAAGTCCTTCACAGCCACAGACATAGATGCTAGGATTCAGGCTTTTGACGAGCAGCCCTTAGGCAGTTATATCAGGCCAAATCTCTTGAGAGCCTCCAGTTTACCCTTGACGGTTTTTCTGAGGAAACAGTCAGAGTCAACCGAGGACCCAACCAGCCCCAGCAGCCCCAAGGAATATCTAGAACAGGAAAGCGGTTCCTCTGAAGATGTCTTCCATGCTTCCAACAGAACTGGTAGAGCAAATGGAACCCTTCAGCGTCTCACTGCAGCTCTTGAAAGAGTTGGGGAATTAGAGACAGAGATCAGTGTAATTCCTGAGCTTAAGGCTCAGATTTGTGTTTTGCAAGAGGAGCGAGAGAGGCTTTTACTCCAGATACATTCCCAAAATGATACCACTGGGCCACTGGATGTTCCTCGACACACAAATAAATTGGACATTCCCTTATGTGCCTTAAAGACTAAAGAGAATCAAGACAAAGCAATTGATGATTGGATGAATCGAGAATACGACCAGCTTGAGGAAAATGTTAAGGCTTCCTCTGAGCAAGTTGATGCATTTGTAATACATTCAACCAGTGAAAGGATGCTTCAAGACATTGGTTGCTCTCTGCAACTACGCAAGACGGTCTCACGGGAAAGAGATCTTTTGGATAATGTCGACAGAACCAAGTCTCTCACTGACACTCTACAAAGGAAGGTTGTGATGCTGGAAAAGAAAATCCATGATCTGGAGGTAGAGCTGGACAAGACCAAAGCTCTTTTAAAACACCAAGTAGATGAGAGCCATCTCAAGGATGAAGAGATCAAGCAGTTGTCTGCATACCCTGACACTGGGCATACGTTTGCCAAAACAACTTCATTTGGGATTACATCAGCAAGTACACAGAATCTGAAGCCTGTGGTAGAATCACAGGAAGGATTAATATGTGTGCAAGAGATGCCAGTAGAGGAGGGAATTTCCCATGATATTCTGGGAAAACCTCCAGTATCACAAGCAGACATAGAGCAGCATGTGAAAAAATTGCAAGAGCTCCTTCAGGAGCAGTGGAAGTGCCTCTGCAAAGACGAATCCACAGGAAGAATAACTTCTGAGCACTTGCCCCCACGAGTCTGTACCATTCAAGATCAGCTGGTAACTCTAGTCACCCTTCTCGGCCTCTATGTGTTTCCTACTGGAGATGTTACACAACCAG CTAAAATGGGGGAATGTATTCCTGTGGTAGAGGAGGAGAACCCAAAGACAGAAAGTCTAAAGACAGTCATCTTAAGAGACAG TGAGAATTTGGTGAAAGATGGAATAAGCAATTCTATGAAACTACATGATCATATTGAAGAGGATGTTGACATCAAAAAGAACACCACAATTGAAGCAGACAAGTCATGGACTGCATGGACAATGGACCCCAATGTACCGACAGGTAAAAGTGAAGATGCCAAATCCAATACAAAAGAGGATGTCATAGATGAAGGAACCACAAAAAAGGAAGAAATGCATGAGGAAACGAGTCATGCTAGTGAGCCAGAGGATCAGACAGGGAGAGAGGAAGAGGACTTCAATCAGAAACCGCTGGAACAGAGTAAAGGAAATAG ggAAGCTGTTAATAAAGATTTCATAGAGGCATGCTGTTTCCTGAAAGACCACATGGATAAAATGTCTGAACCTGATAATGTAATG AGCCAGGCTCTTACAGTGGTGTTCCAGCAGTGGTTCCATTTGTCTGCTGAGGAGGATGCCTGCGCTGACATTGTCTCTTTATATATCAATGAAGTTAAATCACAGACACCCACAGTCCTTCCGTTCCTGGTCAACATGGTGGATGATAATGGAAACACAGCCCTACATTACAGCGCATCTCACAGTAACTTCAGCATTGTCAAGCTCCTTTTAGACACAG GAGTGTGTGAAGTGGACCGGAGAAACAAGTCTGGTTACACAGCAATCATGTTGGCATCTTTGACAGATGTAGAATCTCCAGGCGACATGAAAGTGGTCCAGCAACTGATGGAGCTTGGTGACGTCAATGCCCATGTTGGCCAG GTGGGACAAACGGCCCTCCACCTGGCAGTAAGACATGGACGTGTCCCAATAGTGCGTCTCCTACTGGCACAGGGGGCAGATCCTAATGCCCAGGACCATGCAGGAACCACCCCATTGATCAGCGCCTGTGATCGTGGACATATCAATGTGGTGCGAATTTTGTTGGAGGATACAAACTGCGATGTCAACTTAAAAGACAAG GTTGGTCGCAGTGCATTATCTCTGGCTACACAGGCCTGTCATACAGAGATTGCAGATCTTCTGAAAGCCCGCAGAGAAACCAAGAGCTCAGAAAAGTGCAAGGTGTCATAG
- the LOC127648773 gene encoding KN motif and ankyrin repeat domain-containing protein 4-like isoform X2, whose protein sequence is MDTPKVNGISIKENGSKRRPPSYSVETPYGFHLDLDFLKYVDDIEKGNTIRRVPMQRRQRGLNNGILSRNLSLPGYGRKATEWNSISTLWPKTQHFEFRSSDSMSAGYARRAEPTYKSFTATDIDARIQAFDEQPLGSYIRPNLLRASSLPLTVFLRKQSESTEDPTSPSSPKEYLEQESGSSEDVFHASNRTGRANGTLQRLTAALERVGELETEISVIPELKAQICVLQEERERLLLQIHSQNDTTGPLDVPRHTNKLDIPLCALKTKENQDKAIDDWMNREYDQLEENVKASSEQVDAFVIHSTSERMLQDIGCSLQLRKTVSRERDLLDNVDRTKSLTDTLQRKVVMLEKKIHDLEVELDKTKALLKHQVDESHLKDEEIKQLSAYPDTGHTFAKTTSFGITSASTQNLKPVVESQEGLICVQEMPVEEGISHDILGKPPVSQADIEQHVKKLQELLQEQWKCLCKDESTGRITSEHLPPRVCTIQDQLVTLVTLLGLYVFPTGDVTQPAKMGECIPVVEEENPKTESLKTVILRDSENLVKDGISNSMKLHDHIEEDVDIKKNTTIEADKSWTAWTMDPNVPTGKSEDAKSNTKEDVIDEGTTKKEEMHEETSHASEPEDQTGREEEDFNQKPLEQSKGNREAVNKDFIEACCFLKDHMDKMSEPDNSQALTVVFQQWFHLSAEEDACADIVSLYINEVKSQTPTVLPFLVNMVDDNGNTALHYSASHSNFSIVKLLLDTGVCEVDRRNKSGYTAIMLASLTDVESPGDMKVVQQLMELGDVNAHVGQVGQTALHLAVRHGRVPIVRLLLAQGADPNAQDHAGTTPLISACDRGHINVVRILLEDTNCDVNLKDKVGRSALSLATQACHTEIADLLKARRETKSSEKCKVS, encoded by the exons ATGGATACCCCAAAAG TGAATGGCATATCTATAAAAGAGAATGGAAGCAAAAGAAGACCCCCCTCTTATTCTGTAGAGACACCATATGGTTTCCATCTGGACTTGGACTTCCTGAAGTATGTGGATGACATTGAGAAAGGCAATACCATCAGGAGGGTGCCAATGCAACGAAGGCAAAGAGGGCTAAATAATGGCATCCTGTCGCGTAACTTAAGCCTTCCAGGTTACGGACGCAAAGCTACAGAGTGGAACTCGATTAGCACTTTATGGCCCAAAACCCAACACTTTGAATTTCGCTCTAGTGACAGTATGTCTGCTGGCTACGCTAGGAGGGCAGAACCCACCTACAAGTCCTTCACAGCCACAGACATAGATGCTAGGATTCAGGCTTTTGACGAGCAGCCCTTAGGCAGTTATATCAGGCCAAATCTCTTGAGAGCCTCCAGTTTACCCTTGACGGTTTTTCTGAGGAAACAGTCAGAGTCAACCGAGGACCCAACCAGCCCCAGCAGCCCCAAGGAATATCTAGAACAGGAAAGCGGTTCCTCTGAAGATGTCTTCCATGCTTCCAACAGAACTGGTAGAGCAAATGGAACCCTTCAGCGTCTCACTGCAGCTCTTGAAAGAGTTGGGGAATTAGAGACAGAGATCAGTGTAATTCCTGAGCTTAAGGCTCAGATTTGTGTTTTGCAAGAGGAGCGAGAGAGGCTTTTACTCCAGATACATTCCCAAAATGATACCACTGGGCCACTGGATGTTCCTCGACACACAAATAAATTGGACATTCCCTTATGTGCCTTAAAGACTAAAGAGAATCAAGACAAAGCAATTGATGATTGGATGAATCGAGAATACGACCAGCTTGAGGAAAATGTTAAGGCTTCCTCTGAGCAAGTTGATGCATTTGTAATACATTCAACCAGTGAAAGGATGCTTCAAGACATTGGTTGCTCTCTGCAACTACGCAAGACGGTCTCACGGGAAAGAGATCTTTTGGATAATGTCGACAGAACCAAGTCTCTCACTGACACTCTACAAAGGAAGGTTGTGATGCTGGAAAAGAAAATCCATGATCTGGAGGTAGAGCTGGACAAGACCAAAGCTCTTTTAAAACACCAAGTAGATGAGAGCCATCTCAAGGATGAAGAGATCAAGCAGTTGTCTGCATACCCTGACACTGGGCATACGTTTGCCAAAACAACTTCATTTGGGATTACATCAGCAAGTACACAGAATCTGAAGCCTGTGGTAGAATCACAGGAAGGATTAATATGTGTGCAAGAGATGCCAGTAGAGGAGGGAATTTCCCATGATATTCTGGGAAAACCTCCAGTATCACAAGCAGACATAGAGCAGCATGTGAAAAAATTGCAAGAGCTCCTTCAGGAGCAGTGGAAGTGCCTCTGCAAAGACGAATCCACAGGAAGAATAACTTCTGAGCACTTGCCCCCACGAGTCTGTACCATTCAAGATCAGCTGGTAACTCTAGTCACCCTTCTCGGCCTCTATGTGTTTCCTACTGGAGATGTTACACAACCAG CTAAAATGGGGGAATGTATTCCTGTGGTAGAGGAGGAGAACCCAAAGACAGAAAGTCTAAAGACAGTCATCTTAAGAGACAG TGAGAATTTGGTGAAAGATGGAATAAGCAATTCTATGAAACTACATGATCATATTGAAGAGGATGTTGACATCAAAAAGAACACCACAATTGAAGCAGACAAGTCATGGACTGCATGGACAATGGACCCCAATGTACCGACAGGTAAAAGTGAAGATGCCAAATCCAATACAAAAGAGGATGTCATAGATGAAGGAACCACAAAAAAGGAAGAAATGCATGAGGAAACGAGTCATGCTAGTGAGCCAGAGGATCAGACAGGGAGAGAGGAAGAGGACTTCAATCAGAAACCGCTGGAACAGAGTAAAGGAAATAG ggAAGCTGTTAATAAAGATTTCATAGAGGCATGCTGTTTCCTGAAAGACCACATGGATAAAATGTCTGAACCTGATAAT AGCCAGGCTCTTACAGTGGTGTTCCAGCAGTGGTTCCATTTGTCTGCTGAGGAGGATGCCTGCGCTGACATTGTCTCTTTATATATCAATGAAGTTAAATCACAGACACCCACAGTCCTTCCGTTCCTGGTCAACATGGTGGATGATAATGGAAACACAGCCCTACATTACAGCGCATCTCACAGTAACTTCAGCATTGTCAAGCTCCTTTTAGACACAG GAGTGTGTGAAGTGGACCGGAGAAACAAGTCTGGTTACACAGCAATCATGTTGGCATCTTTGACAGATGTAGAATCTCCAGGCGACATGAAAGTGGTCCAGCAACTGATGGAGCTTGGTGACGTCAATGCCCATGTTGGCCAG GTGGGACAAACGGCCCTCCACCTGGCAGTAAGACATGGACGTGTCCCAATAGTGCGTCTCCTACTGGCACAGGGGGCAGATCCTAATGCCCAGGACCATGCAGGAACCACCCCATTGATCAGCGCCTGTGATCGTGGACATATCAATGTGGTGCGAATTTTGTTGGAGGATACAAACTGCGATGTCAACTTAAAAGACAAG GTTGGTCGCAGTGCATTATCTCTGGCTACACAGGCCTGTCATACAGAGATTGCAGATCTTCTGAAAGCCCGCAGAGAAACCAAGAGCTCAGAAAAGTGCAAGGTGTCATAG